One part of the Salinivirga cyanobacteriivorans genome encodes these proteins:
- a CDS encoding T9SS-dependent choice-of-anchor J family protein: protein MRKLTITMKSLMLLAAFIWPALSAMGQTTVDFETADAGYTPSITDGSGNTDVFNRTDVGVGTNTTFYWAAEDLTVTDPSITLDQIDVSGNTAFNFSVDLLTPNSNDWDVSDEVLITYSLDGGASQNLMWIQSNDDGDDYNAPAAIDADFDGTGDDGSELPAVTDDFGAGVGDDFETFTTPDIALSGNTTLDITIQFVELTSADEGIYMDNITITATGGTPDPEPTNHVADFTATADDAANITLTWTDNDGTQPADAFLLKANTGAITAPADGTEEADDTDLSDGAGAINVASGVGTYTFSNLEGATTYNFEIYPYTNSGADIDFKTDGTVPATSATTLEGTIDWANLQWPDAGTITQGEEYNVYAQVYKAGVTDAAGQGAGIEAWLGYSTEDTDPSTWTNWVPATYNTDDGDNDEYMADLGAEVPVGDFFYASRFQLNGGDYYYGGYNSGGGGAWDGTTNVSGTLIVERPMATIPYSATFDADLGDMYTYSVSGDTKQWYHDGGDQAAAMNGFGSGETEEDWMIFPGIDLSVKANEIVTFETWYNYGSDDANNYLKLMYSTDYAGTGDPSGATWTELTYTQPGASETWAGSGDVDLSAIDGASVYIAFKYHYESGSYRFWKIDNISVAEAPVGEAPVVQNIVATPDAPTSSDAVSISADVTDADGTIASVELNWGTTSGTLDQNITMSNATDDTYVTDSDIPAQADGTTVYYEIVAEDNDANVTTTSEMMYEVFDPTSATLPYVNVFDADLGDMYTYSVVGDQGWFQDEFDGATYAKMSGYSGSAQENEDWLISPAFDFSALTDIKMQFDEAINYANVDVNTNHKVFVSTDYAGVGDPSAATWAEISVTNRATGSSWDFVTVDPISLSTYAGEASVHIGFKYTSTTSEAATWEIDSVVVEEGIAMPAPAISNVMITPDAPTSSDAVSVAADVTDADGTIDSVALVWGLAAGTPEDTVNMTLSTGDTYVADTDIPAQADGTTVYYHVVAIDNDMQETATAEMMYDVYDPVVVTLPYSNDFADGTFGDLTTYSVVGDQVWEVAAYGNPEPGAKVTGYDGGNYTNEDWMITPAIDMSAVTAAKMVFDEAINYANIINDEQEVMVSTDYSGSGDPSAATWIEVPVSGRSAGDNWDFVTVNEIDLTAYAGEASVHVAFKYTSTDSEGATWEIDNILIEEGQALVAPVIENITLTPEQPTSSDAVSVSATITDGDGTIDAATLHWGTDVFYGNTINMSVSSGDTYVTDSDIPAQEDGTMIFYKIVATDNDANETSSDDLAYWAFDPYAGTLPFYEPFYYDLSVMEAVSAVGDQTWNHDSYGYAKMSGYSGGAVENEDWLITPSLDLSAVEGATFVYDEAINYGGTIDDEQEVMISTDYDGAGDPSTATWAELTITNRPAGDSWDFVTVDEVDLADYVGEANVYIAFAYTSTTSNAATWEVDNISVSAADGIIFNSPQDLTVYPNPAQNTLFVNGFNGDAQVDIISMDGKVVMNKQIESNRVDVASLNEGLYIIRITNNNEVYTTRFVKE, encoded by the coding sequence ATGAGAAAATTAACAATTACTATGAAAAGCCTCATGCTTCTGGCAGCCTTTATTTGGCCGGCCCTGAGTGCGATGGGGCAAACAACGGTTGACTTTGAAACTGCTGATGCAGGTTATACTCCTTCTATAACAGATGGAAGTGGCAATACTGATGTATTTAATAGAACAGATGTCGGTGTTGGAACAAATACAACTTTTTATTGGGCAGCAGAAGACCTAACCGTTACTGATCCAAGTATAACTCTAGATCAAATTGATGTCTCTGGAAACACGGCTTTCAACTTTTCAGTTGATTTATTGACGCCCAATTCAAATGACTGGGATGTATCTGATGAAGTTTTAATCACCTATTCCTTGGACGGAGGAGCATCGCAAAATCTGATGTGGATCCAAAGCAATGATGATGGTGATGATTATAATGCCCCGGCCGCTATTGATGCTGACTTTGATGGGACAGGTGATGATGGGTCAGAATTACCTGCTGTTACAGACGACTTTGGTGCAGGTGTAGGTGATGATTTTGAGACCTTTACCACCCCTGATATTGCTCTCAGTGGAAATACTACACTAGACATAACAATTCAGTTCGTTGAACTAACTTCAGCTGATGAAGGTATTTATATGGACAATATCACAATTACCGCAACCGGCGGTACACCTGACCCCGAACCAACCAACCATGTTGCTGACTTTACAGCTACTGCAGACGATGCAGCCAATATTACATTGACATGGACTGACAATGATGGAACACAGCCTGCTGATGCTTTCTTATTGAAAGCCAACACAGGTGCTATTACAGCTCCGGCAGACGGTACAGAAGAAGCTGACGATACTGATCTAAGCGACGGTGCCGGTGCCATTAACGTAGCAAGCGGTGTAGGCACTTACACTTTCAGTAACCTGGAAGGCGCTACCACATACAATTTTGAAATTTATCCGTACACCAACTCAGGTGCTGATATCGATTTCAAAACTGATGGTACAGTGCCCGCTACAAGTGCAACCACACTTGAGGGCACAATCGATTGGGCAAACCTTCAATGGCCTGATGCTGGAACAATAACCCAGGGTGAAGAATATAATGTGTATGCCCAGGTGTATAAAGCTGGTGTAACGGATGCCGCTGGCCAGGGCGCAGGTATAGAAGCATGGCTTGGTTACAGCACAGAGGATACCGACCCAAGTACATGGACCAACTGGGTTCCTGCTACATATAATACAGACGATGGAGATAACGATGAATATATGGCTGATCTTGGAGCAGAAGTACCTGTCGGGGACTTCTTTTATGCATCACGGTTCCAGCTTAATGGTGGTGACTACTATTACGGTGGTTACAATTCTGGTGGCGGTGGCGCCTGGGATGGTACTACAAACGTGAGTGGAACGCTTATTGTAGAACGCCCAATGGCGACAATACCCTATTCAGCTACATTTGATGCTGATCTCGGTGACATGTACACCTATAGTGTGTCTGGCGATACTAAACAATGGTATCACGATGGTGGAGATCAGGCTGCTGCTATGAATGGTTTTGGCTCGGGTGAAACTGAGGAAGACTGGATGATCTTTCCGGGTATTGACCTTAGCGTCAAAGCTAATGAAATCGTTACATTTGAGACATGGTACAACTACGGTAGCGATGACGCCAACAACTACCTGAAACTTATGTACTCCACTGATTATGCAGGAACGGGCGATCCTTCAGGCGCAACATGGACAGAACTTACTTACACGCAACCAGGAGCTAGTGAAACATGGGCCGGTTCCGGCGATGTAGATCTCTCTGCTATTGATGGTGCATCCGTTTATATTGCGTTCAAATACCATTATGAAAGTGGTTCTTACCGATTCTGGAAAATAGATAATATTTCAGTTGCAGAAGCACCTGTTGGTGAAGCTCCTGTAGTACAAAATATTGTGGCTACCCCAGACGCACCCACATCAAGTGATGCAGTAAGTATTTCAGCCGATGTAACCGATGCCGATGGCACCATTGCTTCTGTTGAATTGAACTGGGGTACTACTTCTGGTACTTTGGATCAAAATATTACCATGAGTAATGCAACCGACGACACATACGTTACAGATAGCGACATTCCTGCACAAGCTGATGGCACAACAGTTTATTATGAGATTGTAGCTGAGGATAACGACGCCAATGTTACAACTACTTCAGAAATGATGTATGAAGTATTTGACCCAACGTCAGCCACATTGCCTTATGTAAATGTATTTGATGCTGATTTGGGAGACATGTACACATACAGTGTAGTTGGAGACCAGGGCTGGTTCCAGGATGAGTTTGATGGAGCTACTTACGCAAAAATGAGTGGTTATTCTGGCAGTGCTCAGGAAAACGAAGACTGGTTGATTTCACCAGCTTTTGATTTCTCTGCACTTACAGACATCAAAATGCAGTTTGACGAAGCCATCAACTATGCAAATGTTGATGTAAATACCAATCATAAAGTATTTGTATCTACTGACTATGCTGGCGTAGGAGACCCTTCTGCAGCCACATGGGCAGAAATAAGTGTTACAAATCGTGCAACCGGAAGTTCCTGGGATTTTGTAACCGTAGATCCAATTAGTCTTTCAACTTATGCCGGAGAAGCATCTGTACACATTGGTTTCAAATATACTTCTACAACTTCTGAAGCTGCCACATGGGAAATTGACAGCGTAGTTGTTGAAGAAGGAATTGCAATGCCTGCTCCTGCGATAAGTAATGTAATGATAACACCAGACGCACCCACATCAAGCGATGCAGTTTCTGTTGCCGCTGATGTAACCGATGCAGATGGTACTATTGATTCAGTAGCACTGGTTTGGGGATTAGCAGCCGGTACACCAGAAGATACCGTTAACATGACCTTAAGTACTGGTGATACTTATGTAGCTGATACCGATATCCCTGCTCAAGCTGATGGTACAACTGTATATTACCATGTTGTGGCTATTGACAATGACATGCAGGAAACAGCTACTGCTGAAATGATGTATGATGTATATGACCCGGTAGTGGTTACACTTCCATATTCAAACGACTTTGCTGATGGTACTTTTGGCGACTTAACTACCTACAGTGTGGTTGGTGACCAGGTTTGGGAAGTTGCTGCATATGGTAATCCCGAACCAGGAGCAAAAGTTACTGGTTATGATGGTGGTAACTATACCAACGAAGATTGGATGATTACACCAGCCATTGACATGTCTGCCGTTACAGCTGCAAAAATGGTCTTTGATGAAGCGATCAATTACGCCAACATCATTAATGACGAACAAGAAGTAATGGTTTCAACTGATTATTCAGGCTCAGGGGATCCATCAGCTGCTACATGGATAGAAGTTCCTGTAAGTGGTCGTTCAGCTGGAGATAACTGGGATTTCGTAACTGTAAATGAAATTGATCTAACAGCTTACGCAGGTGAAGCTTCAGTTCACGTTGCATTCAAATACACATCAACTGACAGTGAAGGTGCAACATGGGAAATTGATAACATCTTAATTGAAGAAGGTCAGGCACTTGTTGCTCCAGTAATTGAGAACATTACACTTACACCTGAACAACCAACCTCTTCAGATGCCGTTTCAGTTAGCGCAACCATTACCGATGGTGACGGAACAATTGATGCTGCTACACTGCATTGGGGAACTGACGTATTCTACGGAAACACCATTAATATGTCTGTTTCTTCAGGCGACACTTATGTAACCGATTCTGATATTCCTGCACAGGAAGATGGTACTATGATTTTCTACAAAATTGTAGCTACTGACAATGATGCCAACGAAACATCTTCAGATGATCTGGCTTACTGGGCATTTGATCCATATGCCGGCACATTACCATTCTATGAGCCATTCTATTATGACCTTAGTGTAATGGAAGCTGTAAGTGCTGTAGGAGATCAAACCTGGAACCACGATAGTTATGGTTATGCAAAAATGTCCGGTTATTCAGGTGGTGCAGTAGAAAATGAAGATTGGTTAATTACTCCTAGCCTTGACCTTTCAGCTGTTGAAGGTGCTACATTTGTTTACGATGAAGCCATTAACTATGGTGGAACCATTGACGATGAGCAGGAAGTAATGATTTCTACTGACTATGACGGCGCTGGAGATCCTTCTACAGCTACATGGGCAGAGTTAACCATTACAAACCGTCCGGCAGGCGACAGCTGGGACTTTGTAACTGTTGATGAAGTTGATCTTGCTGACTATGTAGGAGAAGCTAATGTGTATATTGCATTTGCTTATACATCAACCACCAGCAATGCTGCTACATGGGAAGTTGACAATATTTCAGTATCAGCAGCTGATGGCATTATTTTCAACAGCCCACAAGACCTTACCGTATATCCGAACCCGGCACAAAACACACTGTTTGTGAACGGATTCAACGGTGATGCTCAAGTAGACATCATCAGCATGGATGGTAAAGTTGTAATGAACAAACAAATTGAGAGCAACCGCGTTGATGTAGCTTCACTGAACGAAGGCCTTTACATTATTCGCATTACCAACAACAACGAAGTGTATACCACTCGTTTCGTGAAAGAATAA
- a CDS encoding dihydrofolate reductase, whose amino-acid sequence MKQKAEIAMIVAADQADGIGEDNNLPWHISADLKRFKALTTGHTIVMGRKTWESLPKKPLPNRKNVVLTRNSNFNAAGATVIHDPEELQNIAKNHDKIFIIGGAEIYRIFYPKARYLYLTRIKDRFECDTYLDFYNPKHWQTTYESNTLTDEKTNMEYQFINLKKKP is encoded by the coding sequence ATGAAACAAAAAGCAGAAATAGCCATGATCGTAGCAGCCGACCAGGCAGATGGAATAGGCGAAGACAATAATTTGCCATGGCATATTTCTGCCGACCTGAAGCGATTTAAAGCACTTACTACCGGACATACCATTGTGATGGGTAGAAAAACATGGGAATCGTTGCCCAAAAAACCCCTTCCTAACCGGAAAAACGTTGTACTGACCCGGAATTCCAATTTTAATGCAGCAGGAGCAACCGTGATTCATGATCCGGAAGAATTGCAGAATATAGCAAAAAACCACGATAAAATTTTTATAATTGGCGGAGCAGAAATTTACCGTATCTTTTACCCCAAAGCCCGGTACCTTTACCTGACACGAATCAAAGATCGCTTTGAGTGTGATACATACCTGGATTTTTATAATCCGAAACACTGGCAAACAACCTATGAAAGCAACACATTAACCGACGAGAAAACCAATATGGAATATCAATTTATTAATCTCAAAAAGAAACCTTAA
- a CDS encoding thymidylate synthase, giving the protein MRPYLNLLQHVLDNGIEKPDRTGTGTLSIFGHQFRVNLAEGFPAVTTKKLHLRSIIHELLWFLQGSTNIQYLKENKVRIWNEWADENGDLGPIYGYQWRSWPTPDGRHIDQIKQLIENLKSNPDSRRHLVSAWNVGQIDQMALPPCHILFQFYVANGKLSCQLYQRSADLFLGVPFNIASYALLTLMVAQVTGYEPGDFVHTFGDAHIYLNHIEQVKTQLQRKPYQLPTMKINPDIKNIFDFTFEDFELVNYQAHPHIRGKVAV; this is encoded by the coding sequence ATGCGTCCCTACCTGAATCTATTGCAGCACGTGCTTGATAACGGAATTGAAAAACCAGACCGTACCGGAACCGGCACATTGTCGATTTTTGGTCACCAGTTCCGTGTAAATCTGGCAGAAGGTTTTCCGGCAGTGACAACCAAAAAGCTGCATTTACGCTCTATCATTCACGAACTGCTTTGGTTCCTGCAGGGATCGACAAACATTCAATATTTAAAAGAAAATAAAGTACGCATTTGGAACGAATGGGCCGATGAAAACGGAGATCTCGGCCCCATATACGGTTACCAGTGGCGATCGTGGCCCACACCCGATGGTAGGCATATTGACCAGATTAAGCAATTGATAGAAAACCTGAAAAGCAACCCTGATTCGCGCCGCCATCTGGTATCAGCCTGGAACGTGGGGCAAATCGATCAAATGGCTTTGCCACCCTGCCACATCCTGTTTCAGTTTTACGTGGCCAATGGCAAATTAAGCTGCCAGTTGTACCAGCGCAGCGCCGATCTTTTTCTGGGTGTGCCATTCAATATCGCATCTTACGCTCTGCTTACTCTCATGGTGGCCCAGGTGACCGGGTATGAACCCGGTGATTTTGTGCATACATTCGGCGATGCACACATTTACCTAAATCACATAGAACAGGTCAAAACACAATTACAACGCAAGCCCTACCAATTACCCACAATGAAAATCAATCCCGACATCAAAAATATATTTGATTTTACTTTTGAAGATTTTGAATTGGTCAACTATCAGGCGCACCCACACATAAGAGGAAAAGTCGCAGTATGA